Proteins from one Deinococcus apachensis DSM 19763 genomic window:
- a CDS encoding S49 family peptidase, which yields MTRKARSPARLSGLTALIANGKWAIRGDQLRDIVTGFGVYLRGASAGETLLAEVREARARHAEAITAAQEQAPGVAVLGLHGTIFPRGSLMVDLCGAIDPHTFAAQVREAAQDPGVASIVLDVDSGGGAVAGVDVAAQAVREAAATKRVTAVANTLMCSAAYWIACGASEIVVTPAAEVGSIGVIGTHTDETAALEGEGLKVTYVRSAERKALGQPAEAMNGVVLDQWQSEVDRLRDAFVADIALGRDVSVATARKWATGDVWFGQEAMDQGLVDSVGNLAGVLADHLAAASPPPSSPVRPVKGADATPQEGPVLLELKDRTGKTHALDTDAENAQARAQATFTAVESAAYDAGGQAQQEAVASALGVEPGALTPAALATLRAQAADGAAYRADLEGQVSRLAVTVYGAENTAALARVGRLAKAATVEDLRGLVDDLTAQQASRFPGGRLSAGDLGAPPTEQKDDRPSPKTPARAFDF from the coding sequence ATGACCCGGAAAGCCCGTTCCCCCGCCCGCCTCTCCGGCCTCACCGCCCTGATCGCCAACGGCAAGTGGGCCATCCGGGGTGATCAACTCCGCGACATCGTCACGGGCTTCGGCGTCTACCTGCGGGGCGCCAGCGCGGGCGAGACCCTGCTCGCCGAGGTCCGCGAGGCCAGGGCGCGGCACGCCGAGGCCATCACCGCCGCCCAGGAGCAGGCGCCCGGCGTGGCCGTGCTTGGCCTGCACGGCACCATCTTCCCCCGGGGCTCGCTGATGGTGGACCTCTGCGGCGCCATCGACCCTCACACCTTCGCCGCCCAGGTGCGGGAGGCCGCCCAGGATCCGGGCGTCGCCTCCATCGTCCTCGACGTGGACAGCGGCGGGGGAGCGGTGGCAGGCGTGGACGTGGCCGCCCAGGCGGTTCGGGAGGCGGCGGCGACCAAGCGGGTCACCGCCGTCGCCAACACGTTGATGTGCTCGGCCGCGTACTGGATCGCCTGTGGGGCCAGTGAGATCGTCGTCACCCCCGCCGCGGAGGTGGGCAGCATCGGTGTGATCGGTACCCATACCGATGAGACGGCCGCCCTGGAGGGCGAGGGCCTCAAGGTCACCTACGTCCGCTCGGCCGAGCGCAAGGCCCTCGGGCAACCCGCCGAAGCGATGAACGGCGTCGTCCTCGACCAGTGGCAGAGCGAGGTGGACCGGCTGCGCGACGCCTTTGTCGCCGACATCGCCCTGGGCCGGGACGTGTCCGTCGCCACCGCCCGCAAGTGGGCGACCGGCGACGTGTGGTTCGGTCAGGAGGCCATGGACCAGGGCCTCGTGGATTCCGTGGGGAACCTCGCGGGCGTGCTCGCTGATCACCTCGCCGCCGCTTCCCCCCCTCCGTCCTCTCCCGTCCGGCCCGTCAAGGGCGCGGACGCGACTCCCCAGGAGGGCCCCGTGCTCCTCGAACTCAAAGACCGGACCGGCAAGACGCACGCCCTCGACACGGACGCCGAGAACGCCCAGGCGCGCGCTCAGGCCACCTTCACGGCCGTGGAAAGCGCGGCCTACGACGCGGGCGGCCAGGCCCAGCAGGAGGCGGTCGCCAGCGCCCTGGGCGTGGAACCGGGCGCCCTGACCCCGGCCGCCCTCGCCACCCTGCGCGCCCAGGCCGCCGACGGCGCCGCCTACCGCGCGGACCTCGAAGGGCAGGTTTCCCGCCTCGCCGTCACCGTGTACGGGGCGGAGAACACCGCCGCGCTGGCCAGGGTGGGCCGCTTGGCAAAGGCCGCGACCGTGGAGGACCTGCGCGGCCTGGTGGACGACCTCACCGCCCAGCAGGCGTCCCGCTTTCCCGGGGGGCGACTGAGCGCCGGGGACCTGGGCGCCCCGCCCACCGAACAGAAGGACGACCGCCCCTCACCGAAGACGCCCGCTCGCGCGTTCGATTTCTGA